Within the Jatrophihabitans sp. genome, the region CCGGCACCGACAACGCTAGCCTGCCTGTCCTAACAACGGTGCGCGCAGGGGCAGATCGGCGTCGGCGAGCACCAGTTGCAGGGCGGTGCCGCGGTCGGCGGCGATCACGATCGGCGCCAGCAGGTTGGCGGTGGCGTCGTTGATGCCGTTGGTCACCGTGACGATCACCAGCAGCAGCACCTCGTCGTCGTCGCGCACTCCCAGGGCGCTGACATCGGAGGCGTCCAGCAACGGCGCGTAGTCGGGGAAGAACCGGCCGGGCGCGGCGACCACGAACCGCAGGCCGGGCGTCTTGGCCGACCGCAGCGCGTAGAGCACGCCATGGGCGTCCAGGGCCGAGACGGTGAACTCGCGCTCGTCCTCGAAGCCGGGGATCGGCGTCGCGAAGGTGATCCGGTCCGGCAAGGTGGCGGTCCGGGAACGGGTCAACTCGCTCACGCTGGCTCCCGAGTCGCTCCGCGTCTGGATCGCGCCTGGCTCGATGCTCACTCCTGAGCCGGTGCTGTGCTTCACGCTCACCTCAAGAAGTCCAGTAGCGAGATCTGGCTGACCTTCGCTGTGGTGGCGAGCGCGGCTTGGTAGGCGGCGTTGGCCGAAGTCACCTGGATGGCCATGTCGGCCAGGTCAATCTCCTGCAGTTCCGACAGCTGTGTCTTCAGCTGGATGCGATTGGTGTTCGCCGTGTTCTGCACGCTCTGGATCCTCTGATACTTTGCGCCGGCCAGGGACTGCTCGTTGGTGATGGTGACCTGCTTGACGTCCAGTTGCTGCAGGTTCGCGCCCAGCCCGGACGGGTTGGTGCGCAGGTTCGCCGAGATGTCGGTGAGCAGGTCGAAGAGGTTGCTGCCGTTGGCGCCGAAGGCTGCCGTTCCAGGGGTGTTCAGATCGATGGCGTTGTTGGCCCCGACTGTGCGGGTGACCGTGCCGGTGTCGCCGACATAGCTGCCGGAGGGGGCGAAGGCGACCTCACCGGCCGTGGTCCCGCCGAAGACGGGACGGCCGAGGTAGCTGGAGTTGGCCAGCGACAGCAGCGAGGCCCGGGCCTGGTCGACCTGCTGGGCGAGCGCCTCGTTCGAGGTGGCGTTGCCGGTGCCGGTGTTCATGCCCTGCAGCACCAGCGAGCGGACCTGCTGCAGCTGCTTGGTGACGCTGTGCAGGGTGCTGTCGACCGTGGTCAGCCAGCCGAGGGCGTCGCTGGCGTTGGTCTGGTGCTGGTTGAGCTGCTTGAGCTGCGAGCGCAGTTGCAGCGCGGTGACCGTGCCGGTGGGGGAGTCCGACGGCTTGGTGATCTGCCGGCCCGAGGACAGCTGCTCCTGCAGGCTGGCCAGCCGGGAGGCGCCCGCCTGCAGTCCGGCCAGGGCTCCCTGCGAGGCCGAGCCTACGGTGACCCGAAGCATCGTCACAGCCCCACCCGTCCGGTGTGCAGGATCAGGGTGTCCAGGATCTCGTCGACCGTGGTCAGCACCCGGGAGGCGGCCTGGTAGGCGCGCTGGTAGGTGAGCAAGTTGGTGGTCTCCTCGTCGAAGCTGACACCGGAAGAGGACTGGGCAAGCTCGTCGACGCTGTTGGTGACCGCCTGCTGGACGGTGGCCTGCTGCAGGGAGCGCTGGACGTCGGTGGCCAGGGTGCCCACCAGAGTGCGGTAGGCGGCGTCCGCGCCGACGCCGGAGCTGCCCAGCTGCGACATGCTCAGCGCCTTGGAGCCGTCCAGGTTGCCGCCGGGCGTGCCCGAGGCCGCCAGGTTGGCGGGGTTGGTGACCGCCACCGACAGGGTGGCGGCGGTGGCGCCGGCGAACAGCGGCCCACCGGGGTTGCCCGCGAGGTCATAGCCACTGGTCTGGTCGGCGTTGACGGTGCCGGCCAGGGCGGCGGCGACGGCGTCGAGTTGGGCGGCGTAACCGGGCAGTGCGGTGGTAAGGCCGTCGACCAGCCCCTGCAACGAGCCACCGGCCGGGCCGGCCGGCGCCCCGCCGACCAGGATCTGGTTGCCGGGGCTCAGCGAGACGGTGCTGGCGGTGGTGCCCGATACCAGGCTCTGGCCGCCGATGCTCACGATGGCGGTGCCGTTGGGCGCGATGCTGGTCTGGGCGCCGGCCAGGTCGGCCAGGGTCATCAGCAGGCCGTCGCGCTGGTCGGCCAGGGCGTTGATGTTGGCGCCGCTGGCGGTGCCCACCGCGATGTCGGCGTTGAGCTGGGCGAGCGCGGTGGCGGCGATGTTGATCTGCGCGGTGGCCGCGGTGGCCTGCTGCGACACCGACTGGGTCAGCCGGTCCAGCGCCGCGCTGCTCTGGTTGAGGGTGCTGGCCAGGCCGGCCGCCTTCTGCAGCACCACGTTGCGAGCCGCCAGGTCGCCGGGGTTGTTGGCCACCGAGGCCCAGGAGTTCCAGAAGTCGTTGAGCTGCTCTGCCAGGCCGTGGTCGCTGGGCTCGTCGAAGAGCGCCTCGGCCGAGGACAGCACGTTGGCGGTGGTCTGGAGGTAGCCGTTGTCGCCGTGCTCGGCGCGGGCGCGGGCGTCGATCATCGGGTCGTTGAGCCGGGTGGTGCCGGACACGGTCACCGAACCATGCGGGTGTTGGGTGGCATACAGCGCCGACACACCGGTCGCCGGGCCGACCGCTGCCAGCTCGGCGCGCTGGCGGGTGTAGCCGGGGGTGTTGGCGTTGGAGATGTTCTGGCCGGTGACCTCCATGCCGTAGCGCTGCACGTTGAGCGCTGCCAGGGCATTGGTCAGGCCTGAGAACGAACTGCTCATGCCTGCTCGTCCATCAGCATCGGGCCGTTGGGCGTGGCCGCCGCCGTGCCGTGTGAGTCATAGGTCTGCACGGTCTGGGTGACCGAGAGCAGGGTCTGGCGAACCGCGCGGGCCCCGGCGGCCAGCAGCACCCGGTTGTGACCGGTGGTGCCTTCTACCTCCGCGACCAGCTGCAGCAGCGCGTGCCGGTGCTCTCCGAACAGCGTCGCCCAGGGCTCGGGCGCGAGCGCCTCCAGCTCCGCGAGCGTGGGCGGGGCGATCAGTCCCAGTTCGTCGGCGATCGCGTCCACCTCCGCGGCCCGCAGCACCTCGGTGCCACGCAGCTGGTCGAGAGCGGCTTCGATCTCGTCGTTGGCCTGAGCCAGCCAGCGGGTCTGCCCCGCACTGACTATCAGTTGCTCCTCGACGAGCTTGAAGAGCAGTAGTTGCAGCGCATCCCGCTCGCGCCACAGCAACGTCGATACCTCGGAGAACCCCATGGTTTTACTTCCCGTAGTCGTCAACATGACTACCTCACACTCCCCTCGGGTTCAACGCAACTGATCGGCAATTGCCTGGCGTACTTGAACAGTCGGGCATCGAGGAGGGGTCAAAACAGGCCATCTGGAGCGACACGCCGTAGTGACGCAGATCACAGTAACTCTGAGTATCCGAAACTTAACGCAGGTAATACATTAAGCCCTGGTTAAGTTAGCGGGGGCCAACTTAACGGGTAGTAGTCGAGACCGATCCACCGTGACAGCAAAGTGCGCAAATGACTAGCGACACCACTGCCAGGAGAAGAGTAACGATGACCATGAGTCACAAGGCCCCGTTGGCCCCCGCACCCGCACTGGTTGCGACGGCTGGTTCAGCCGCCGCCAAGGTGTGCCCTCCGGCTGTTGAGGCGCTGGTGCGTGACAACCTGGCTCTGGTCGGACATATCGTCCGCGAGACCATGACCCGGCTGCCGGCTCACATCGGTCGCGACGACCTCACCTCCGCGGGGATG harbors:
- a CDS encoding flagellar assembly protein FliW gives rise to the protein MSELTRSRTATLPDRITFATPIPGFEDEREFTVSALDAHGVLYALRSAKTPGLRFVVAAPGRFFPDYAPLLDASDVSALGVRDDDEVLLLVIVTVTNGINDATANLLAPIVIAADRGTALQLVLADADLPLRAPLLGQAG
- the flgL gene encoding flagellar hook-associated protein FlgL, translated to MLRVTVGSASQGALAGLQAGASRLASLQEQLSSGRQITKPSDSPTGTVTALQLRSQLKQLNQHQTNASDALGWLTTVDSTLHSVTKQLQQVRSLVLQGMNTGTGNATSNEALAQQVDQARASLLSLANSSYLGRPVFGGTTAGEVAFAPSGSYVGDTGTVTRTVGANNAIDLNTPGTAAFGANGSNLFDLLTDISANLRTNPSGLGANLQQLDVKQVTITNEQSLAGAKYQRIQSVQNTANTNRIQLKTQLSELQEIDLADMAIQVTSANAAYQAALATTAKVSQISLLDFLR
- the flgK gene encoding flagellar hook-associated protein FlgK; this encodes MSSSFSGLTNALAALNVQRYGMEVTGQNISNANTPGYTRQRAELAAVGPATGVSALYATQHPHGSVTVSGTTRLNDPMIDARARAEHGDNGYLQTTANVLSSAEALFDEPSDHGLAEQLNDFWNSWASVANNPGDLAARNVVLQKAAGLASTLNQSSAALDRLTQSVSQQATAATAQINIAATALAQLNADIAVGTASGANINALADQRDGLLMTLADLAGAQTSIAPNGTAIVSIGGQSLVSGTTASTVSLSPGNQILVGGAPAGPAGGSLQGLVDGLTTALPGYAAQLDAVAAALAGTVNADQTSGYDLAGNPGGPLFAGATAATLSVAVTNPANLAASGTPGGNLDGSKALSMSQLGSSGVGADAAYRTLVGTLATDVQRSLQQATVQQAVTNSVDELAQSSSGVSFDEETTNLLTYQRAYQAASRVLTTVDEILDTLILHTGRVGL
- a CDS encoding flagellar protein FlgN, with product MGFSEVSTLLWRERDALQLLLFKLVEEQLIVSAGQTRWLAQANDEIEAALDQLRGTEVLRAAEVDAIADELGLIAPPTLAELEALAPEPWATLFGEHRHALLQLVAEVEGTTGHNRVLLAAGARAVRQTLLSVTQTVQTYDSHGTAAATPNGPMLMDEQA